The Aquisalimonas asiatica genome includes the window GTTCTGCTTGTAGACATCGAGGGTCAGGTCGGGGCAATGCCGCAGGGCTTCCTGTAGGAGGCGTCGGCCGATGCCAAGGCCCTGGTGGCCGGGCGCGACGAACAGCGCCGCAAGCTGTTTCTCGTGGAGAGAAAAGAAGCCGCGGATGGTTTCGTCGGCCGTCTCCACATACGTGTCAGAGCCAGGGATGTAGATCTCGCGCATGTCGTCTGCCCGAGCATGCCAGAACGCCGGATCGATGAAGTGATGGGCTGCGATGGAGGCGTCGAGCCAGATCTGGATGATTGCGTCGAGATCGTCGGGCCGGAAGCGGCGGATCATGTTCCTTCTCCTTTGCTGTACACATCGATCAGCGTGTCGTGCCGCTTGAGGTTCTCTCGAACCTGGGCAGTGTAGCCGACACGTCCAACGTGGCACCTCGGTGTGAAGATCTGCGAGGCCGGCTGGACTTTTCGGTCGGGCGCGTCTTTGCTTCACCGTAGGCAGACCTTGCCATGAGCGGCCGAGGGAGGGCGGTGATGACGCAGCACAGGATTTTCGCGATGCCGTTTGCCAGGATTTATAGCGCCTATCTGCAGAAGGCGGAACGAAAGAACCGCATGCAAGACGAGGTCGACGAGGTTGTATGCTGGCTAACGGGGTATACCCGGTCAGGGTTGGCGGAGCAGGTCGAGAAGGGCATCGATGTCGAGACCTTCTTTGCCGAGGCGCCCGCATTCCATCCGCATGCCCCGCTGATCAAAGGCGTCGTATGTGGCGTTCGCGTGGAAGATGTTGAAGATCCGCTGATGCGGAAAATACGCTACCTCGACAAGCTGATTGATGAGCTTGCAAAAGGGAAGGCAATGGAGAAGATTCTGCGGTGAGGGTAATCGGACGACGATCGTGACGTCATAAGCGAAGGAGAGCAACTATGACAACGGAGCAGGTCGAGACGCTTCTGGACGATGTTCGCCATCTGGGCGAGGCGCAGCACGCGATCATGTTGCGGGTGCGCGAGCTGGTCCTGTCAGCCGGTCCGGATGTGTCCGAGGAAGTGAAGTATGGCGGCGTTCTTTTCTCCGTGCATTCGCATTTCTGCGGTGTTTTCGCCTACGCGCATCATGTCTCGCTGGAGTTCAGTGAGGGCGCCAGACTGCCCGACCCGCACCACGTGCTTGAGGGCGGCGGAAAACACCGCCGCCACATCAAGCTGCGAGGGGCTGACGATATTTCCGCGAAGCGCGTGGGTGAGTATGTGCGGGCTGCTTACGAGGCGGCGCGGCGGGGTCAGTAACGCGGGTGGTCAGCGCCTTCACTACCGCAGATGTTCGGAGAGTCGATCGATAACCTGCTCATCCTCCGCCATCAAGGCAACATCCATGGGGGTGTATCCATTCTCCAGCTCCGACTGATGCAGGTCGAAGCCTGCGTCAAGAAGCAGTTTCACCGCCTTGCCGTCCCTGAGGGTGATTGCTTGCAGCATTGGATCAAGCCCGTCCTCGTTCGGTTTCTGGAGGTCGGCTCCGGCCTGAATCAGTAACGTCATGATTTCGTGGCGTTTGCACGATGCTGCGGCTAGTAGCGGAGTCATTCCGGTCGCATCCTGCCAGTCGGGTGACGCGCCAGACTCAAGTAGTGCTGAAACAACGTCTGGATGCCCGGCGATGACAGCACCGCTCATTATTTCCGGATCCAGATCCGACCAGTCCGCGTCCTCGGTCCACTCGGCAATTTTCGATGCATCACCGCGTATGGCCGCGTAGTAGATGATGCTTTTGTCGTAGAGCCGGTCGTCTCCGTCGGAGTGCTCGATCATGTCTGCGGCTTCTTTGGGAGCCGTCTCAGGTAAACCCTCGCAGGGGCTTGCCGACGCATTTACGGAAACAAGAAGGGCCGCAACCAGGAGTATTGGGCCGGATATTGAAGAAAACGACTGACATCTGTCCATGATGTATACCTACACGCGTTTGTTGAGGGAGCCGCATCCCCGAGCGGATCCGTTGTCAGGGGCTGGGAGTCATTCCCGGCGCGGTCAGGATACCTCGAACGCATCTGGGTTGCGCTGGATCTTCTCGGTGCTACTCGAGCAAGTCGCCGACCTCGCCCCGCCGAACGGGCGCGCATGGCCGGGCGAGGTCGGCGCAGGCCTCACCTTCCTCCAAAGGTTGGTGCGTAATCCTGGCAGAACCTCAAGAACGTCGTCGGCTCCCGGCCCAGGATGTTCCGGACGTTGTCGGTGATCACGTCGTCGTGGGTTTCGCCGTTTCGGTTACGGCGATTGACGTCTTCGACAAAGCCGGCGAAGTCTTCCGGTACGCCCTGGGCAATCAACCGGCGCCGGAAGCTGTCATCGTCCAGTTCCACGTACCGGATGCGTCGCCCCAGCACCTCGGACAGCACCTCGGCCGCGTGGTGGTGGGTGATGGCCTCGGGGCCGCTGAGCTCGTAGGCGCGGTTGTCATGGCCGGACTCGGTCAGCACCCGGGCAGCAACGTGGCTGACGTCGCGTGTGTCGATCCGGCTTACTCGGGCATCACCGATGGAGTCGTAGAAGGCGTCCTCGTTGCGGATGTCATGGCCCATGAGGGTGATGAAGTTCTGCATCAGGTAGTTGGGACGCAGAAACGTCCAGACCATGCCGGTCTCCTGAATGCGCAGCTCGATCTCCCGGTGCAGTTGGCCGACGATGAAGGTATCCCTGTCCGCCCCGAAGGACGAGACGTAGACGATGCGCCTGACTCCAGCCTCCCGGGCGGCGTCGACCATGGGCTTCTCGTGGGTAACCTGCTGGGACAGCAGAAACAGCGAGTCCACTCCTTCGAGCGCCGGCGACAACGTCTCGGGGCGATCGTAGTCGATGTTGCAGGTCTCCACGCCGTCGGCGTCCAGTGGCCGGACATGGACCGCTGCGCGCACGGGTTCACCTTTTCTTACCAGCTCTCTCAGCAGCTCGGAGCCGATCGTTCCGGATGCGCCTGTTACAAGAATCATGAGGAATCTCCTTGCGGTTGCGTTGCCTGCGATGGGCAACGGTGTCAGGTCAACGACTTCGGCCGAACGGGAAGCCGTTGAGCCCGAGGCTAGCGGTGATGGGCGCACCGGCGCTTCGCGCAGACGGGCCATGAAGCACAATTCGGGGGATGGCCTGTTCGGGCCATGGACGGGTCAGATGAGGCCGGCGGTGGCGGCTTGTGTTGCGGCCGCGGCGCGCGTTGGGGCGTTCAGGCGCAGCAGGATGTTGGCGACATGCCGGTGCACGGTATGCGTGCTGATGCCCAGCGCGGAGGCAATCTCCGCGTCACTCATGCCCTGTCCGACCAGCCGAAGAATCTCGGCCTGTCGCGGCGTGAGCGGCGGTGGTTTGGAGGTGGAGGGCTGCTCAAGCCGGCCGCGGGCGCCCAGGCGTTCCAGGGTGCGCCGTGCGCTGGCTGTCTCGGCCCGGGCACGCTTCGGGCGCTCCAGGGCGGTGAGCACTTCGGCGAGTTCCAGGCGGGCCCGGGCGGCCTCAAAGGGGGTGCCGGTCCGCTCGTAGGCGGCCACCGCATCTTCGAGACAGACAAGGGCATGCTGCATATCACCCGATGCTCGGGAGAGGACGCCAGCGGCAAAGCACGCCGCCCCCTGAAGGGGGCCCGTACCGGCGGCCGAGGCGATGGCCTTGAGTTCATCGGTGGCCCTGGCCGCACGTGCATGGTCACGGTTGGCGGCGTCGATGCGTACCTGAAGCTCCAGAGCGGCGGCACGGCCAAGGCGGTTGCTCGCAGGGATATGGCGCAGGACGGTTGCGACCCGCTCGGCGGCATCCTCAAGGTGTCCGCGATCCACGGCCACCTCGGCCAGACCAAGCATCGCCAGTGGATGCCATTCGTGCGGCAGCATCAGTGCTTCAGCTTCGTCCAGATAGCCCTGGCGGCGGCGCAAGTCCCCCAGGCGAATGGTGGTCTCGGCCGTTTGTGGTGGCCAGCTGACCTGAAAGCAGGCCGCAGCCTCGCTCAGGGTGGACTCCGCCTCCTGCCAGTGGCCGCGGCAGGTCAGGAGCGTCGCGTAATGAGCGCGGCATATCCCCTGGCTGGCCGTGTGCTCGAGCCGCTCGGCGGCGTCGCGCATCATCTCGCACCATTCAGCGGCACGGTGGAAATCGCGGGCCCGTTCGCAGGCGAAGATAAGCCAGCAGAGGACGGGCAGTTCCCAGATCGGCTGTCGTAGCTCTCCACCGAGCACTGCGGCCGCCGCTTCGTCAAGCCGTTGCATGCCGTCATCAATCCGGCCGTCACTCATGAGCGCCAGCCCTTCCATGGCCAGTGCAAGGATGCCGAGGTCGGGGTCGTCGCAAGCCTCCGAGACAGTCAAAGCGGTGCGGGTGCACCGCCCCACATGGTCAGGGTCCTCGTCGTGGCTGAGGGAGGCCCAGCAATCGAACAACGCGAGCCAGCCGTGTTCCGGCACCATCGGGTGGTCCCGCAGCAGGCGATGTGCACGTTGCCTCCACCCGCGGGCGACCGCCAGTTCGCCACGAAAATCCTCGTGGTCCTTGCCGGCCCACATGGCCATGCGTGCGGCGCTGACGGGGTCGTTCTGATTGCGGTACAGCCGGTAGGCGTTCTGCCGGGCCCATAGCACTTCATCACCCGCATCCATGGCCAGTGCGGCCCAGCTCAGGCCTTCGTAGGCTTGCGCACTTTCCCGGGCCTTCAACGCTTCCTTGAATGTGGCGCGGGCCCTCGCCCAGTTACTCTGCTGCAGGGCCTCCTCAGCGCGGCGTAACGGTTCGTCCGGGTCGGCGCCTGACATGGCAGCCTCCGATATCAGCCCGTTCGGTCAAGAGCGAGTGCCTGCGCCCGGTGCGCTGACACGCATCACGCCGCGTCGCCATCCAGTCTGTTGGCGTGAATGCCTCCGCCCTTGAGGATCAGCTTAAGTGAGGTATCGGGGGTGTCCAGAAACGTGAGGTCTTCCTCGGGGTTGCCGTCTACCAGCAGCAGGTCGGCGAGGGCGCCCGGCTCGATGACGCCGAGCTTGCCCTCATAGGGCGCGCGGTCGCCAGAGAGGGCGAGCAGCTCGCCGTTCCCGGCGGTTGCCTTGCGCAGCACGGATAACGGCTCCATCCAGCGCGTGAGTTTGGCCAGCTGCCGGCCCTGTGACTCGGTCTTGCCCGGGCTCATGAGGATGTCGGTGCCGAACCCGGTGCGCACGTTGTGCTTGTCGGCCAGCTCGAAAGCGCGCTCCGTGCCTTCGGCGACTTCCGCCTGCAGCGCCTGGCGGGCAGCGTCGGGGTAGACGTTGGCGTCCTCGTCCTGGAGGAATGGTTGCAGGCTCCACCAGATGTCGTGGTCCGCCATCATGCGCACGGTCTCTTCATCCGCGAGCTGGCCGTGCTCGATGCAACGCACACCGGCACGAATGGCACGCTGAATGCCCCCGGGGGTATACACGTGGACGGTCACGTAGGTGCCCCAGTCGGAGGCGGCATCCACGGCCGCGCGCAGTTCCTGCTCGGTGAACTGGGCGGAATCCAGTGGATCGTAGGGGGATGCCACGCCGCCGCCGGCCATGAGCTTGATCTGGCTGGCGCCGCGCATGAGCTGTTCACGCGTCCGTCGGAGCACGGCGTCGCCACCGTCGGCAATGGCGGCGACGCCGGCCCTTTCCGTGTACGAGAGATCCCCGTCTCCCGCCCTCGGTAGCTCGTTGAGCAGGCGGAAATCGCCATGCCCGGAGGTCTGGCTGATCATTGCCCCGGCCGGGAAGATGCGCGGCCCGGCCATCACGCCTTCGTCGATCGCCTGCTTCAGCGCAAATGCGGGCCCGCCCACGTCGCGCACGGTTGTGAACCCCCGCAGCAGCGTTCGTTCGGCCTCACGGGCGGCCACCAGGTGCACGTAGGCGATGTCGGCGGTCATGGCCGTCACCTGCGACACCCCGCACAGTGTCGAGTGCCAGTGGGCGTCGATCAGCCCCGGCATCAGTACGTGCCCCTGGCAGTCGATCCGGCGCACGTTCTCGGGGGCGGCGTCGGCGGCGATGACGTCCTTGATCCGGTCGCCTCCCACCAGCACGGCGCGCCCCTGCTGCAGTTCCAGGCGGTGGCCATCGAACAGGCGCAGGTTGGTGAGGAGCAGGGGGCGTGGATCGCGTTTGGGAGCCTCTGCCATTAGAAGGGGCGAGGTGCCGAAGCCGGCGTAAAGGCCGACGGCTGCAGCCATGCCGCCCAGGACCATCCGGCGCTGGATGTCCATCTCCAGGCGTCGGAACCCCGCCTGGACCCGGGGGTGACCACATAGGCACTCGAACCCGTGCGCCTGACCACAACACGCGTGCGCTGATGCCGCCATGGTTTCGCTCCCCGTCGTAGCCCCCAGCGGGCTCGTCACAGAAGCTAAGTATTGGCGTAAGTCGGGCGGCGTGCCACGCCGCTGCCTGCTCAGTCCGAGGTACGGTGGCGCGTTCTGGTGCGATGGGCCGGCGTGTCGCAATAGAGCGTGCCGCGGGCCACGCGCTCCAGGTCGATGTGGCGCTCCACGCCGCGCTGCAGTTGATTTGGCGTCGCCGCCAGGGTGGTGCAGGTGTTGCGGTTGGGCCGGCAGAGTTCGACCTGCGCGCCGTTGTAACGGGCTTCGGCCTGGACGCGGCGGGTGCTGCGGTCTATCTCCGGAATGTCGATGACTTTGGTGTCGCCCCGCAGCACGGCGAAGCCGACGGGTTCGGCGGTACGCCAGTCGCCGCCCAGGTAGCCCTCGGCATCCTGCAGCACGCAGTGCACCACTTCGCCCGGCCCGGCGTCGCGCAGGCGCGCTTCGCGGCGGTCCTGTTCCAGTCGTTCCTGCTCCGCGGCCAGGCGGGCGGCCTCGGCACGCCGCGCCCGCTCCTCCTGGTCCAGCTCGGCCTGGTGTTGTCGTGCGTCCAGTTGCTGCTCCGGGCTCAGTCGCGCCCATTCATCCTCAGTCATTCCAAGAGGGTGGGAGGTGGTGGCGCAGCCGGCGAGCAGGGCTATGGACAGGGTGACCAGGGCGAGACGAGTGGCATGCAATGACGTGTCCTCAGGTGAATGGGCGGGTCGCTCAATGGACCGGAGGGATAAGATAATGGAAACTTGATCGAAACACACAATCGAGGGTGCACACGGTGAGAAAGCGGGTAATGGGGGTGTGCCTGGCGGCGACGCTGGGTTCGGCGGCGACTGTCGTGTCTGCATCAGGCGATGACGATCGGCCACTCACGGCGCTGGGTGGGGTCGAATTGCTGATCTCCGGCGCGGACTACGCGACCATCCTCGATCATCTGCTCACAGCCAACACCGGGGTCGAGCCGGAGCATCTCGGCATTGCCTTCCACAACGCCGCGACCGGTGAGCGCCTCGACCGCCAGGAGGTCCGCGAGCTCATGGGGCCTGTGCGGCAGGATGGTGCCTACGAGTTCCTGTCTCTGGCCACGGAGTTTACCGGCGGAGCGTTGCCGTACACCCAGGCGCAACTGGAACTGCTTATGGACGCCGCGTTCGTTGCGAGCATGCGTCAGCCCCCGGACCATATCAGTGTTGAGTATTACGACACCCGCACGGGGCCGGTCGGTGTCGGGGGTGGCGTGTCCGGCCGGGTCCCGGAGCGGTCGGAGGGCACACGGTCGAACGAGTCGGCGCGGGTATCGCCGGAGTCGTATCGACCCGCTACCGAGGCGGAGGTGATCGCCCACTTTGAGCGGTTGAACGTCCGTGTGCCGCAGCGCCCGGGATACGTGGTCCTGCCGCTGATGGCCGGGGCGGCCGACGACGACGCGCTGGACGCGGCGCTGGCGCGGCAGATCGCACGGGCGGAAGCCGCGTTCGATGTGCGTTTCGAGGAACGCATCGCCAAGCTGATCGATGTCAGCCCCGAGGGCGTGCCGCGGGTATCCATGGTCGGGTACTACACCGCTGAAGAAGACGTGCTGCGGGCGTTGGAAGAGGAAATAGACGGGATGTTCTACGAGGCTAACGCAGAGCCGGATGTCCGTTGAGGGTGCAGGAGCTTCAGCCCGGGGGAGTATCCCGGGCTTTGCACCGTAGCCTGTGAGACGCTAGATTCATGGTAAAGGATACCCGGCCACGGAGCGGTTGGGAGGCAGGAGCAGCCGCAGCGCACAGGGATGTCGAGCACACCGGGCCCATGCCCGCCTACCGCTTGCCCCCTGACGTTGCCGCGTTTTCGGCCCGTGACTGTTCATGCCGGGTGGATTGTGGTGTCACAGGGAGAGTGTGCGATGACAGGACGTCAGGCGGAAGTGACGAGCGTTGCGGGCGGGGCGGATGATCCGCTGGTTGCCCCGCATCCCCACAGACAGTTCCGGCTGGAGCTGCCCGATCTTTCCCCGGACGCGCTGGAGGTGGAAACCCTGGCGTGTGATGAGCATGCGGTGGACGCGGATTACCGGTTTGACGTGGCGGTTGTGAGCCGCCAGCCACTGGATGCCAGGGCACTTCTCGGCGCACCGGCTCGGCTGGCACTGGGGCTGGGCGATGCGGCTTCGGTGATCCACGGCGTGGTTGTGGCGGTGGAGCAGATCGGCGAGGGGGATCTGGGCCATGAGGCGCGGTTGCGCCTCCACTCGCCGCTGTGGCTGCTGACCCACGCGGTGCACCACCGCGTATTCCGCAAGCGCACGGCACCGGAGATTGCAACTGAAGTGCTTGAGGCCGCACTGCCAGACGGCGTGCGGGTGGAGGCCGAGGTCGGGCGGGAGTGCCCGCAACAGCCCATGGTGGTGCAGAACGACGAGCCCGACGCGGTGTTTGTCCAGCGTGTGCTGTCACGGGACGGGCTCCTGCTGTTGGTCCGCCAGGAAGCGGACGGTCCGGTGGCAGTTATCCACGACGATCTCGCCCAGGCGGTGGAAGGGTGTCTCGATCTGACCTACCAGCGCCAGAGCGGCCAGGTCCGTGGCGGCGACAACACCGTGCACGCATTGCGCTACTGGGATGCGCTGCAACCGGCCGGCGTGCGTGTTGCCGATTTCGATCCCGCCCATCCCCGGGACAACGCGCCCGGCCTGGTCGAGGGCACCAGCGGCGCCGGCCGGGTGGAGTTGTTCGGGCAGCGTGGCGGCGGGCGCGAGGCCTCTCGCGCGCTCGCCGGCGTGCACCTCGCGGCCTGGGATGCCCAGCGCGAAGGCGTGGAGATCGAGACGGCGTGCCGCCACCTCGGGCCCGGCGTGCGCATCCGGCTCTCCGGCCACCCCGACGATGCCGTCAATGGCGAGTACGTGACTGTCTCTGCCAGCCATCATGGTGATCAGGCGGCGGCACTGAAGGGAGGCGAGGGCGCTGGGCGTCCCACCTACCGCTGTACCGCACGGCTGCTCCCGGTGGCCGTGCCGTATCGGGCCACTCCGGTGGAGCGTCCAGTGGCCGGTGCCGGCCTGCTGGTCGGCGAGGTGGAGGGGAAAGAGTCGGGGCAGGCCCACCTGGATCAGGAAGGCGCCTACCGTGTGCGTCTGGCCCTGGACGAGGGCGACGCCGACACCGCCGAGGCCAGCCCGCCGGTACGTATGGCGCAACCATACGGTGGGGCGGACTACGGCCTGCATTTCCCGCTGCTGCCGAAAACCAGGGTCGCCATGGCGGGGCTGAACGGTGACAGCGAGCGCCCGGTGATTCTGGGGGCGCTTCCGTCGGACAGGCAGCGCCCACCGGTGACCACCGAAAACCCCCACCACCATGTGCTGCGAACGCCCGCGGGCCATGCGTTCTGCCTTGACGACAGGCCGGATAAAACCCGGCTGAGCCTCACCGCCGCCAAGGAGGCGGGCAGTCTCGTGATGGAACAGAGTGAGTCGCAGCGGCGGGTGGCCCTCACCACCGGAGAGGGCAGCATGGAGCTCACCAGCGGTGGCGATCTCACCGTGCGCAGCGGCGGCGACCGGCGCGTCGAGGTGGAGGGCGATTACGTTGCCAGCGTGGTCGGCGATCATACCCTCCGCGCCGAGCGTGGCGCGGTGACGTGGAGCGCGTCCGACCGGCTGGAGCTGTCCACGGACGAGGGGGACCTGCACCAGGAAGCCGTTGAAGGCGATGCCGAGATCAGCGCCGGGGGTGAGCTGCGTGTGGAGGCCGGTGGCGGCCTGACCATGCGCGCCACCGAGGGGGATGCCGCGATGATCGCCGAGGCCGGGGCGCTGGACCTGGAAGTGGACGGCGATCTGGCGCTGGTGAGCACCGGCGACGGCGATATCGTCATCGGCCAGAGCGGCGGACTGCGGATCTGCGGCAACGGCGACGTGGTGCTCGACGGCCAGGACGTCAGCATCAGTGGCGACCGCATTACCTTCACGGCCAGCGACATCGCCGAGAACTGAACGTAACGGTACAGGGAGGTTCCGTCATGGCAGATACACCGTGGTCGCAACCGTGGGGGCGCGTGTGGCTGGGCCAGACCGTTTTCCCGGTCAAGCGTCTGGATGTGCGCGAGTGGGTGTCCAGCCCCTTTCGGGCGTGGGCCTACGTGGTCGTGGGCAAGGGTGAGCAGGCGCCTGCCCGCACCGACGTCATCGGGCAGCCGGCCCACCTGGAGTGGGGCAACGGCGATTGGGGGCGGCGGTGCCGTGGGGGTGTGGTCACCTGGCTGCGTGGCGGTGACTGCGCGCAGACGGGGCGGCGCTATTTCGAGCTGACCATCGAGCCCCGCCTCACACAGCTTGCCCGGGGGCGGGCCACGCGCCTGTTTACCGCCGTGGAGCACCGGGAGTTGGTGGCCCATCTGCTGCACCGGGCCGGTTATCCCGCCCCGGCCATGGAGTGGTATGGCGACACCCTTGAACGGCGCAGGCACCTGCTGCAGGCCGAGGAGAGCGATCTTGATCTGCTGCAGCGCGTGCTGGCGCGGGCCGGCGTCTGTTACGCCTGGGGCGACGGCGCCGACGAGAGCATCCGGTTCGTGGAGGACCCGCGGGACTTCCCGTTACACGCGCAGACTGCCGTGTTGTCGCCGCAGTCTGCGGCGCCGGGGGCGCACGGGCTCGATCGACACACCCTCGTGCGCCAGCTTGCGGTGCCGCCCGCCGCCCCGGTGGCGCCTCGGATGCTTGAGGATGCACAGCGGCTGCGCACCGTGAGGCGCCAGCGCGCCGATGCGGCGACCTGCCGCCTGCAGGCGTCCGGCCCGAGGGCCGACCTGAGCGCCGGTGATCGGCTGAAAGTCGCCAGTGATGACGGGCCTGATGTCCCGTATCTCCTTGTTCACACACACCACCGCCTGAACCTTGATCGCAGTGGTGAACAGGTGCCCGGGGGCCATCGGGTCAGCCTGGAGGCGGTGCCGGAGTGGGACGACGGCCACGAACGCATCTACCGCCCGCCGGAGCCGCCCAAAGTGGCGCGGCCATTGGCAATGAGCGCGGAGATCGTATCCCGGTCGACCCGAGGTCCCGAGGCCTACCCGGGCGGCGGCGCCCGGCTTCGCCTGGCGCAGGATGAGCAGCCCTCGGGCGAGCTGCCGCGGGTGACGCCATTCAACGGGCGGGGGAGCAGCCGGTCGGGCTGGTACACCCCCCTGGCGGGCGGTAACCGTGTGCTGGTGTCGTGCCTGGACCACGACCCGGACGCCCCGGTTATCCTCGGCGTCCTGCCCACCGCCAGGAGCCGCGATCAGGCCGCCCGCACCACGGGGCGCGACGGGGCGTGGGTATCCGCGGCCGGTCAGGGTCTGACGGTCACGTCGGCCGGCGTCCGCGTGCCGGAGCACACGCACCTCACCCTGCATTCGCCGGGCGCGGACAACTGCCTCCAGTTCCGGGTGGAGGACGAGCGCGTGAGTGATCTCGTGCGGCTGGCCAGCGAGAAGGGTTTGTTGAACCTGGAGTGTGGCGGCGATCTGCTCGAGCGCATCGGTGGTGACCGCCGGGACGACGTCGCCGGCGACGACACGCTCACCGTAAACGAGAGCGTGACCGTGGCCGGTGAGGCGGGCGTCTACGTGCGCGCGGCGCAGTCCATCAACCTGACGGGTGGTTCCGGGGTGCGCGTGGCCAGCGGCGGGGCACTGCAGCTGCGCGCGGGCAAGGGCGTGACGCTGCGTGGCGCGGCCGGCACGCGGGTCCGTCTCTCCGGCGGTGACGGCGTCTGGCAGACGCTCGGCGGGGATCTGCAGCTCCAGGCTGCTGGCCCGATCCGCCTCCGCTCTCACCGCGGGACGATCACCCTCACCAACGCATCCCGGTCCGCGGGGCTGTCGGTGGACAGCGGCGGCAGCACGGCCTTGTGGGGTGGGGATGTCACCCTGCGGGCAAGCGGCAGCTTGGTCATGCAGGGGGATGTGGACTACAACACCGGTGGGCCGATCCCGGTCGAGCCGGTGGTGGTCAAGCCATCGGAGTGCGCGGATCTGACCAAAGTGGCCGCGGAAGGCGCCATGGACATTGAACCAACGGAGTGGTGACAGCGATGCCGGGTACGGAGCCGGAGAGAATGGTCAGGCCTCAGGAGACGCGGCAACTGCGCTTTCGCGCCCGCCGCGCCGAGGACGGCGACGTGGCGACTGTGTCCGTCTACTGCGTGGACGGCAACGGGGATCGCAGGGGCGATCCGATCACGGAGAAGGAGGTGGAGCTGCGGTCCGGGCAGACCGACTACGTCGCCGAGGTCACCCT containing:
- a CDS encoding LuxR family transcriptional regulator, with the translated sequence MSGADPDEPLRRAEEALQQSNWARARATFKEALKARESAQAYEGLSWAALAMDAGDEVLWARQNAYRLYRNQNDPVSAARMAMWAGKDHEDFRGELAVARGWRQRAHRLLRDHPMVPEHGWLALFDCWASLSHDEDPDHVGRCTRTALTVSEACDDPDLGILALAMEGLALMSDGRIDDGMQRLDEAAAAVLGGELRQPIWELPVLCWLIFACERARDFHRAAEWCEMMRDAAERLEHTASQGICRAHYATLLTCRGHWQEAESTLSEAAACFQVSWPPQTAETTIRLGDLRRRQGYLDEAEALMLPHEWHPLAMLGLAEVAVDRGHLEDAAERVATVLRHIPASNRLGRAAALELQVRIDAANRDHARAARATDELKAIASAAGTGPLQGAACFAAGVLSRASGDMQHALVCLEDAVAAYERTGTPFEAARARLELAEVLTALERPKRARAETASARRTLERLGARGRLEQPSTSKPPPLTPRQAEILRLVGQGMSDAEIASALGISTHTVHRHVANILLRLNAPTRAAAATQAATAGLI
- a CDS encoding DUF2200 domain-containing protein — protein: MTQHRIFAMPFARIYSAYLQKAERKNRMQDEVDEVVCWLTGYTRSGLAEQVEKGIDVETFFAEAPAFHPHAPLIKGVVCGVRVEDVEDPLMRKIRYLDKLIDELAKGKAMEKILR
- a CDS encoding GNAT family N-acetyltransferase, with product MIRRFRPDDLDAIIQIWLDASIAAHHFIDPAFWHARADDMREIYIPGSDTYVETADETIRGFFSLHEKQLAALFVAPGHQGLGIGRRLLQEALRHCPDLTLDVYKQNANGIGFYERCGFRAVSEKVDEHTGHEELVMARRL
- a CDS encoding SDR family oxidoreductase, producing the protein MILVTGASGTIGSELLRELVRKGEPVRAAVHVRPLDADGVETCNIDYDRPETLSPALEGVDSLFLLSQQVTHEKPMVDAAREAGVRRIVYVSSFGADRDTFIVGQLHREIELRIQETGMVWTFLRPNYLMQNFITLMGHDIRNEDAFYDSIGDARVSRIDTRDVSHVAARVLTESGHDNRAYELSGPEAITHHHAAEVLSEVLGRRIRYVELDDDSFRRRLIAQGVPEDFAGFVEDVNRRNRNGETHDDVITDNVRNILGREPTTFLRFCQDYAPTFGGR
- a CDS encoding type VI secretion system Vgr family protein, which gives rise to MTGRQAEVTSVAGGADDPLVAPHPHRQFRLELPDLSPDALEVETLACDEHAVDADYRFDVAVVSRQPLDARALLGAPARLALGLGDAASVIHGVVVAVEQIGEGDLGHEARLRLHSPLWLLTHAVHHRVFRKRTAPEIATEVLEAALPDGVRVEAEVGRECPQQPMVVQNDEPDAVFVQRVLSRDGLLLLVRQEADGPVAVIHDDLAQAVEGCLDLTYQRQSGQVRGGDNTVHALRYWDALQPAGVRVADFDPAHPRDNAPGLVEGTSGAGRVELFGQRGGGREASRALAGVHLAAWDAQREGVEIETACRHLGPGVRIRLSGHPDDAVNGEYVTVSASHHGDQAAALKGGEGAGRPTYRCTARLLPVAVPYRATPVERPVAGAGLLVGEVEGKESGQAHLDQEGAYRVRLALDEGDADTAEASPPVRMAQPYGGADYGLHFPLLPKTRVAMAGLNGDSERPVILGALPSDRQRPPVTTENPHHHVLRTPAGHAFCLDDRPDKTRLSLTAAKEAGSLVMEQSESQRRVALTTGEGSMELTSGGDLTVRSGGDRRVEVEGDYVASVVGDHTLRAERGAVTWSASDRLELSTDEGDLHQEAVEGDAEISAGGELRVEAGGGLTMRATEGDAAMIAEAGALDLEVDGDLALVSTGDGDIVIGQSGGLRICGNGDVVLDGQDVSISGDRITFTASDIAEN
- a CDS encoding DUF1801 domain-containing protein gives rise to the protein MTTEQVETLLDDVRHLGEAQHAIMLRVRELVLSAGPDVSEEVKYGGVLFSVHSHFCGVFAYAHHVSLEFSEGARLPDPHHVLEGGGKHRRHIKLRGADDISAKRVGEYVRAAYEAARRGQ
- a CDS encoding metal-dependent hydrolase family protein — encoded protein: MAASAHACCGQAHGFECLCGHPRVQAGFRRLEMDIQRRMVLGGMAAAVGLYAGFGTSPLLMAEAPKRDPRPLLLTNLRLFDGHRLELQQGRAVLVGGDRIKDVIAADAAPENVRRIDCQGHVLMPGLIDAHWHSTLCGVSQVTAMTADIAYVHLVAAREAERTLLRGFTTVRDVGGPAFALKQAIDEGVMAGPRIFPAGAMISQTSGHGDFRLLNELPRAGDGDLSYTERAGVAAIADGGDAVLRRTREQLMRGASQIKLMAGGGVASPYDPLDSAQFTEQELRAAVDAASDWGTYVTVHVYTPGGIQRAIRAGVRCIEHGQLADEETVRMMADHDIWWSLQPFLQDEDANVYPDAARQALQAEVAEGTERAFELADKHNVRTGFGTDILMSPGKTESQGRQLAKLTRWMEPLSVLRKATAGNGELLALSGDRAPYEGKLGVIEPGALADLLLVDGNPEEDLTFLDTPDTSLKLILKGGGIHANRLDGDAA
- a CDS encoding ankyrin repeat domain-containing protein translates to MIEHSDGDDRLYDKSIIYYAAIRGDASKIAEWTEDADWSDLDPEIMSGAVIAGHPDVVSALLESGASPDWQDATGMTPLLAAASCKRHEIMTLLIQAGADLQKPNEDGLDPMLQAITLRDGKAVKLLLDAGFDLHQSELENGYTPMDVALMAEDEQVIDRLSEHLR